A region of the Diceros bicornis minor isolate mBicDic1 chromosome 30, mDicBic1.mat.cur, whole genome shotgun sequence genome:
TTCAGGTGGATTCTATGATGATGACATTGCTCTATTTTTACCCCCTGGATAGGTACATATGTTTTCACTATGTTACTATTCTTTCAGAAATACAGCTAGATTTTATGCAGTAATTAGTATATgttatattaaaaagtaaaattcagaAAAGTCCTCCCATATTCCTAATTCTAAATACATTCTCCCATATTATTCTAATATTGAAGTCATGCATCTCAGACTTCAGCAGTCATCAGAATCTCATATGGTGCTTATCGAAAAGGCTCATTTCTCACATGTCTCTGTAGAGATTCAAAGTCAGTAGTTCTCGAGTGAGGACTGGGAACCTGTTGTATGTGAAAAGGCCTCAGATGATTCAACTCTGCAGGTATTCTGTGAAATTCAATGCAGGAAGGTCTACACTAGGATTCACCATGATTACCAGGCAGGAGCTGTATCCCATGTGTAGTGCTGAATATAAATCTACGGCCTCAACTTCCAATGTTTACCAGAATAGAAGGCTCTCTAGCAACTTCTTTGATCCTCCTTTGAGACCTCCACTGttttcaccccacacacatagAGATCATTCTTTGAAATTTTGCGATTATGAAAAATGTGATCTAGTTAATTTTGCTAacttccctttctcctctcttaTTTTGCACTCAATATCTCCTTCTCACAGTAAAGAATAAGGACCCAACCAAAGACAACAAGCTTAGGGAATGGAATTCATTTTTGAAACACCACAGAGCTGTACAAACAGCAAGTTAGATTTCTACCCCAAGTTAAAATTCATTTACCCATTATACTATCTAGTCATttttgaagatgatgatgatgcaaGATTCAGATGTTCTGCTCACTCAGTATTTCTGTCACTTCAACTCATTTTAGAAACCCCAGTCCAAAGCAGACGACATAATCAAAGAAGAGAAGGTGTCCTGCTGATGAGTTTTCTCAAAGCTCCCTTCATGTCCCTGTTCCTCAGGCTATAGATGAAAGGGTTCAGCATTTGAGGGATAACAGTGTACATCATTGAAGCCACTGCaatgtttctggaagagttaGTAAGAGCAGAACTAATGTACACCCCCAAACCAGTCCCATAGAATAAGGACACAACTGAGAGGTGAGACCCACAGGTGAAAAATGCTTTATACTTTCCTCCCACTGATGGCATTCTCAAAACAGAGGAGACTATCTTAGTATAAGAGAAAATTATTCCACACACAGAAATACCAGCAAATACACTAGTTGCAAAATATATCAGGATGTTATTGATGAGGGTATCAGAACATGCAAGCTTGATAAGCTGAACAACGTCACAGAAGAAGAGGGGGATTTCCAGGTTTGTGCAGAAGGTCAGCTGCAACACCATCAGACTGTGCAGGAGGGAATTCACAATACTAACGAACAGGGAGAATAGAATCAGCAGTCCACAGAAGTGGGAGTTCATGATGACTGTGTACCTCAGTGGATGACAAATGGCCGCATAGCGATCATAGGCCATTACTGCAAGCACAAAATTTTCAAAACTAGCAAAAACCAGGACAAAGTAAATTTGTGTAAGGCAGCCTGTATAAGTGATACTCTGATTCTGTGCTTGGATATTCATCAGCATCTTTGGGATCGTGGTTGTGCTTAAACAGATGTCAGTAAAAGAGAGATTGGAGagaaagaagtacatgggggtgtggagctGGGAGTCAGAGATGATAGTCAGGACAATGAGTAGGTTTCCCAGGATGGTGATCAGGTACATGGACAGGAACACAATGAAGAGGAGAGACTGCACTTCTGGATCATCTGCCAATCCTAGgagaaggaattctggaaaatcTGTGTGGTTTTTGCATTCTGTATTTTTGATGAATCTGATGGAAAAGATAgggtgaaaagaaaacaaaatgaatggTTCCTGGATAAGCAGCAGAAGCATCtactgggaacttgttagaaataacTTACTGTGGTACTACTCCAGACTTACTGCTGTTGATCTCTGGAGTTCATCACAAGGACCAGCAATTAGTTTTAACAAGACCTTTTTTTAACAAGATGCATTTGAtatactaaagtttgagaaccagtgcttaaaataaagaaaaacgcAAAAAAACTTTGTCTATTGTAAACCCAAGAGAATATTCAAATCTTTATCTCTGCTAATCTCTCCCTCTGTTATCATCATCTCTCACTCCTCTTCTGCCCTCCACATCCTTTATTGGTCCTTATTTTTATTGGTCACCAACTGTGTTTCCTACCTTGTATCAAGAGGTGAgactaaaataaagaataagacttggcatttctttcagaaatatttcctTCCTCAAACAAACAGAAGGACAAGAATGGATTTATCCAATGTCTCTTGTAGAGTATAGTTCCCAAACGTTGGCATACCTCAGAATCTATGAAAGGTTTGTTAAATTACAGACGAGTTAGATCATACAGTCACTCTATGTATCATTGGGGAAACTTAGGTAAAGGGAGATTATAGCATGGGCACCAAGTACAAAGTTAGCTCATGGCAAAGACAGGGTCTGAGATGAGATCATCTAACTGCTGAATTGCCTCACTTGGGTAATCTCCGTTAATGCCCCTGGAGAGTACAGATTTAGCATTCTCAAACCATCACTCAGATTTTATAATTCCCCTTTAAAATTGTAATACTTCATCCTAAACAATGCCCCAAATCTTTTTACTTCCCTGCAAGGTATGTCCACCTCTACTCATGAAGTGTTGTGTGGCAGGTGCATGGCAGCCATCTAAGTATATGCTCTGCACCTGAGCAAAGATTAGAAAATGTAGCCTATAAACTTGAAGTTCATAAGTCTCTCCTGTGGAAATCCTACTCAACTGCATTTGTGATGGATTCTAAGGTAAGCTGGAAAACTAGGTCCCTGAGATTCTCTGTCCCATCCTAAGGAAATTACTTCTCCTAAGGTGATAGGTGGCCtattaattttaaagaagaaaatagctaaatgagagaaataatgaaACACATAGACTCCtaagaaaacagatgaaaatagATTCAATTTTTGTTCCTTGGAAAACCGAGGTTTGCAAGATAAGACAGACTTAGATGGTACTTGTAAGATAATCAAGTGTCCTAATAGGATTGTCTTACTCAAGGGGGAAAAAGAAGTGTCCATGACAGCCTTTATCATTTGGTGTATAACTTATACTCAAACACACAGAATTTAATCCACGCCAGTACTTGCTTTGACGGGGGAAAATTTTCACCtgtttgaaatcttttttttttttaatgaatttaattttttgtttattgcagtaacattgatttataatattgtataaatttcaggtgtacatcattatacctctatttctgcatagattacatcatgctcaccacccaaatactaattacaacccatcaccacacacgtgctgaattatcccttttgccctcctccctccccccttcccctctggtaaccaccaatccaatctctgtctctatgtgtttgtttgttgttgttatgtttGAAAATCTTGATGTGCTCATTTGTATAATGAGAACACTCATAGAAACTTATCGGAGTGCAGTAATGATGAGAAATGAATAGAGAAAAAGCATCCAGCACAGCACTCAGCGTTTGGGACCCTCACACTGACATTcctattgtgtttttttctgcCATGAACAAGAGCTCCTGGCATGTTTCCCTCCTCAGAATAAATCAATGGGGTGGGGCAAGCTGAGGAAAGACAATAAAAATGGAGAACATCCCTGGATGATAACTGCAAATTTCAGGAAAGATTTTATGCGCTGAAACTCCAACTGTGAACCTTTATCCtatagaaaaggaatgaagtaaatATCAATATTCATTTGAAATggatatatgataaaatataaaccAATTAAAATGAATCAAATAGTAAAAAGAATCAGATATATGaatcaacaaaaataataaaagtctacaaaataaaaagttttatatgACAAAAAGACTTCAGCAtgagtaattttaaatatttcttgatcCTACATAGATacgtttatttttattgtggattATTCAAGTGAAACAAAAGTACAGAGATAACAATGAAAACCTTGGTACCTATCAGTCAAATTTGTCAAGTTCGTACAATTCACTATTCTCAGTGTAGGTGTTTTTATTGCAAAATAATACAGCTATATGAGAAGCACTCACATGTATGAGAACGATcttgattcttttccttcagcaaaCTACTACATGAACTTCATATACATTATTCCTCTGCAACTTTTGTTATAATTAGTATTATTGTTCCATGATCAACTGCATTGTTTTGCATGTTGAAAGCTTTATATAAACCAGAACGTACTGAAAATGtcatttataattttcatcctcgtgtaattaatttttaattaatattgatATATTTACTCCTGCTTCATTAACTTCAATTAGCAGGGATTATTCCACTCTATTGTTACATCatgctttatttcttcattcccaAACTGATGGGTACTATGGTTAATGCCTTAGTTCCTAGAGATGTTTATGAATTCACAAAGAATATAAAGTAATGCATGG
Encoded here:
- the LOC131394225 gene encoding olfactory receptor 7G1-like produces the protein MLLLLIQEPFILFSFHPIFSIRFIKNTECKNHTDFPEFLLLGLADDPEVQSLLFIVFLSMYLITILGNLLIVLTIISDSQLHTPMYFFLSNLSFTDICLSTTTIPKMLMNIQAQNQSITYTGCLTQIYFVLVFASFENFVLAVMAYDRYAAICHPLRYTVIMNSHFCGLLILFSLFVSIVNSLLHSLMVLQLTFCTNLEIPLFFCDVVQLIKLACSDTLINNILIYFATSVFAGISVCGIIFSYTKIVSSVLRMPSVGGKYKAFFTCGSHLSVVSLFYGTGLGVYISSALTNSSRNIAVASMMYTVIPQMLNPFIYSLRNRDMKGALRKLISRTPSLL